Genomic window (Bacillus pumilus):
GGACGGGGTGCTGAACAGTTAGTGGTTTGTTATCGAAAAGATAGCTGTACCATTTTTGTTCATCCTCAGTCTGCTTTGTATAAGAGAGATCAATGGGTGTAAGAAAAGAATTGAGAAGAAGTATTTCTCTTGCTGTAAGCTCTGATTTGTCTACTCCAAATATTTCGCCATCGTCTGTTTGATACCAAAGAATTTGATGATCATTTGTAGGTGAGCTGATGATATGCTTCCCGTAAACAAGCTTTAATTTTTCTAACATGGCGAAGCTCCTTAAACAGTTTAGTCATAGACATGGAATAGCATTAATTCGTGGATTTCTTCTTTTAAGGTTGGTTCGACTTCATGGGGCGGAAGCTGGGAGCCCCATTCAATATCACCTGTTTTGTGGTAGATGCCTTCATAATGCGCACCATTGTGAAAAAAGGATATTTTCCAGCCTGGCAGTTGCGCTTTCTTAAAGAGAGGTTTCCATTGAAAATGAGAAATCATATCATCATTGCCTCCTTGCTTTTATTGATGAAACAATAAATAAACACGACAATACGGAAACAATCTTGAACTTGATTTTATTGTATCTCATCTAATGAAAAGAGCATAGGAAAAGCATTGATTTCAAAATTCCATCACTTACGAAAAATATTCAGTAGGTGTTCGCATGATCTGTCGCCGTAAGAGCTGTTTGCGACAGATAAGAAGCATAATCCATAATTCTTTTCCCGATCAGCCATTCAGAGTTTCTTAGTGAGGCATGCTGGAAAATCTCTCGGCCAGGGCGAGAATTGGCTTCAAACATCCAGATAGCTCCTGTCTGATCAATGCCTAAGTCAAAACCGATTTCACCAATATGGCCGGGTGTTTTTTCATCTATTACCTGACTAAGCGTGATGGCAGTATGAGATAGCTGTTGTAAAGTCTTCAAACGCTTCTTCTCTTCTGGAAAGACAGTATAGAGTGTTTTCACCGTTCCTCCATGTAACTGGTGAGTCGTGATTGTATGATTGCCAGAAATCTTTGCAGCTGCTGCCGTGACTGTCCAGTGACCGTACTTATTTTTATTCGTATGAACCCTGAAATCCATGGGCTGATTGTTTAATTGAAGAAGCTCAATGCCTTGTTGGGCCATAAAGTCTTGAATTCCGTGATCTCTCCGCAGCTTGTTAACGAAATGATCGATTGAATCATATGGAACAGCCCTTCCTCGATTTGAGCATACAGTGATCCCGTGATCCTTCTTCTTTACTTGGTAGATACCGTCTCCATGACTTCCGTTCGA
Coding sequences:
- a CDS encoding YheE family protein, translated to MISHFQWKPLFKKAQLPGWKISFFHNGAHYEGIYHKTGDIEWGSQLPPHEVEPTLKEEIHELMLFHVYD